A single genomic interval of Chloroflexota bacterium harbors:
- the ccmA gene encoding heme ABC exporter ATP-binding protein CcmA — MSHNPAADLRLELRGVSKLFGMTVALWQVDVDARAGEFVLLIGANGSGKSTLLRIVAGLTSPTAGAVRWTGAAPAARPRVAHVGHASGLYDELTPFEHLTLSARLARSDPAHAIRLLERIGAASVAGEPCGRLSAGMRRRVALARAFASAPDAILLDEPLAALDEAGVAAVLDLIDEATRAGRLVLAAAPSDARLHVMAARTVALVDGRALRSLPPSTVRTEQIDAG, encoded by the coding sequence ATGTCCCACAATCCGGCCGCCGATCTGCGCCTCGAGCTGCGAGGCGTCTCGAAACTCTTCGGGATGACCGTGGCGCTCTGGCAGGTTGATGTCGACGCCCGCGCGGGTGAGTTCGTTCTCCTGATCGGTGCCAACGGATCGGGCAAGTCGACGCTCCTCCGAATCGTCGCCGGGCTGACCTCGCCGACGGCTGGAGCGGTTCGATGGACAGGCGCTGCCCCCGCCGCGCGCCCGCGGGTCGCCCACGTCGGACACGCGTCGGGGCTCTACGACGAACTCACCCCCTTCGAGCACCTCACCCTCTCCGCCCGGCTCGCCCGCAGCGATCCGGCCCATGCAATACGCCTGCTCGAGAGGATCGGCGCAGCGTCGGTGGCCGGCGAACCGTGCGGCCGGCTCTCGGCCGGGATGCGGCGGCGCGTCGCGTTGGCGCGGGCGTTCGCGTCCGCCCCAGATGCAATCCTGCTCGATGAGCCGCTCGCCGCCCTCGACGAGGCCGGGGTCGCGGCCGTCCTCGACCTCATCGACGAGGCGACGCGAGCCGGACGCCTCGTCCTCGCCGCCGCGCCGTCCGACGCCCGTCTCCACGTCATGGCAGCGCGCACGGTCGCCCTGGTCGACGGCCGCGCTCTGCGTTCGCTGCCGCCATCCACGGTTCGCACCGAACAGATCGATG